A genome region from Triticum aestivum cultivar Chinese Spring chromosome 2B, IWGSC CS RefSeq v2.1, whole genome shotgun sequence includes the following:
- the LOC123047431 gene encoding F-box protein At5g49610-like has product MAKMRMVAQISTQRGRRRILVASLLTRSPTYAAGAEQGAATDDDGVTIEREAAGDPVVRRTRSRCRAAALDRLPEDIVVWEILVRLPARDILRCRAVCRSWRSLASAPDFLLAHHRRQPSLPLVVLYGSAASSSTEAAGQQVLGQGRCRPVLGFDDYDRWKLHASCDGLLLLSLSDGRFSVCNPATRQCVSLPALTAAGDINVAALYLHCQSGEYRVLYWEAAAYYILNVRVRRRVSPRCIGVPSDRPDMVAMLAGHGTSPINLASPVVFRNHLHWEPDDCDHFDVGIVIFDTVVESFRSMCRPTATGFCMRLWDMEGSIGFSCLDSRRSSSKIWVLEDYEREVWSFKYHVKHPEEVLCHSVNTRHPAVVFWHRVNTRHCVLSHEGDLLVYNMSARYMFHYDSTGKLLEEFKWEPLSGNLSIIGHKYKESLVKHKFFPKRDAASPDKKSLFQWV; this is encoded by the coding sequence ATGGCCAAGATGCGGATGGTCGCCCAAATTTCCACGCAGCGGGGACGGCGGCGCATACTCGTCGCGTCTCTCCTGACCCGGAGCCCTACGTACGCCGCCGGCGCCGAGCAGGGGGCAGCCACCGACGACGACGGCGTCACGATCGAGCGTGAGGCCGCGGGGGACCCTGTGGTGAGGCGGACGCGcagccgctgccgcgccgccgccctagACCGCCTCCCGGAGGACATCGTGGTGTGGGAGATTTTGGTCCGCCTCCCGGCCAGGGACATCCTCCGCTGCCGTGCGGTATGCCGCTCCTGGCGCAGCCTCGCCTCTGCCCCTGATTTCCTCCTCGCCCACCACCGGCGCCAGCCGTCACTCCCTCTTGTTGTGCTCTATGGCAGCGCGGCCAGTTCAAGTACAGAGGCTGCTGGGCAACAAGTCTTGGGGCAAGGCCGCTGCCGGCCTGTCCTCGGCTTCGACGACTACGACCGCTGGAAGTTGCACGCTTCCTGTGACGGCCTCCTCCTGCTAAGCCTCTCTGATGGCCGCTTCAGCGTCTGCAACCCGGCCACGCGTCAGTGCGTTTCACTCCCGGCCCTCACGGCCGCAGGCGACATCAACGTTGCGGCACTATACTTGCACTGCCAATCCGGCGAGTACCGCGTCCTTTACTGGGAAGCAGCTGCGTACTACATCCTTAATGTGCGGGTGCGGCGGAGGGTCTCGCCGAGGTGCATTGGAGTTCCTTCAGATAGACCTGACATGGTGGCTATGTTGGCCGGGCATGGGACTTCTCCTATTAATTTGGCCTCACCAGTCGTGTTTCGTAACCACCTTCACTGGGAACCTGATGACTGTGATCACTTTGATGTCGGCATAGTCATTTTTGACACGGTGGTCGAGTCATTCAGGTCTATGTGTCGCCCGACTGCGACCGGCTTCTGCATGCGTTTGTGGGACATGGAAGGTTCAATTGGATTCAGTTGCTTGGACTCTCGGAGGTCCAGCTCAAAAATCTGGGTGTTGGAGGACTACGAGAGGGAGGTCTGGTCATTCAAGTACCATGTTAAACACCCAGAGGAGGTCTTATGTCACAGTGTAAACACACGACATCCAGCGGTGGTGTTCTGGCACAGAGTAAACACACGACACTGTGTTTTGTCCCACGAGGGAGACCTGCTGGTCTACAACATGTCTGCACGTTACATGTTCCACTATGACAGCACCGGTAAGTTACTAGAGGAATTTAAATGGGAACCCTTGTCAGGGAATTTGAGCATTATTGGACACAAGTACAAAGAAAGCCTTGTCAAGCATAAGTTCTTCCCCAAGCGTGATGCTGCATCCCCCGATAAAAAAAGTTTATTCCAATGGGTTTAA